AGACCTTCGAGACCGCGGGCCTGGCCGGTGACCTACGGATCCGTGAACTGGTTGTCGAAATCATGAACGTCGCCAGCGCAGCCGCGAACCCGGCACGGGGTGACGAGTGAGGGGCCGCACGCGCCGCCTGTACCTCCTCGCCGCCGTGCTCCTCAGCATCGGCGGCCTCGCCGGGGGCCGGTACGGCAGCGGCCTCGGCAACCTGCAGGAGCCGGCCGATAGCGCGACAGCGGGACCCCGCACGGCCGCGAGCGGTCCTGTGGTCGACGCCCTGACCGCTGCCGGCCTCGTCCGCGGAGGAGCGGTCGACGCGCCGTCGGTGCGCTCGCTCGTTGACGCGCACACCCGGACGCCCAACTACGACCGTGCCGCGTACGGGCCCTCTTGGGCCGATACCGAATACAACGGGTGCGACCAGCGCAACGACGTTCTGGCCCGCGATCTCACCGCGATCACGTACACGATGGCGGATCCCGGCTGCACCGTGGCCACCGGCCACCTCGCTGACGTCTACACGGGCCGCAGCATCGACCTCACCCGCGGGAAGGCCACCAGGGCGGCCGTGCAGATCGACCACCTCGTACCCCTCGGGTGGGCGTGCCAGCACGGCGCCGCCGCCTGGACGGGGGACCGCCGCGAGCAGCTCGCGACCGACTTCAACAATCTTCAGGCCATCGACGGACCGACGAACGAGGCGAAGTCGGACCACGGGCCGGCGACGTGGCTCCCACCGGCCGCCGGCTACTACTGCATGTACGTCACCCGTTTCGCGTTCGTGCTCCACGCCTCCGCGCTCACGACCGACGACGCGCACCGCGCCGCGATCGACCACACCCCCAAGACCTGCAACTGACCACGGGACAGCCCTGGCCCTCGCGGGGCCTCCGATGCGCAATACCCTCGACGGACTACATCATTTCACTATATGGACCGAGTGATAAGCCCATCCAGCAGAGCCCGAATATCCCAACGTTGCTCTGACTCGCTGCGGGCGCCCTCAGGCTCATTGCCCACAAGCACAGCCTTCATCCCGGACAAATGCGCACCATCTAAGTCCTCAAAAGTCCTATCCCCGACAAACAAGGCGTCGGACGCACGGTCGCACCCCAGCTCCCGCAGCGCATAAGCGAAAATACGCGGGTTGGGTTTCGCCCATGGTGTAGAAGACGAGTAGACAGTCGAGTCGAACGACGCGCGTGCACCGTCAGCCTCAAGCAGGCGCCCGTGCAAATCGGCAGGCCAAATGGTGTTACTGACCAAACCAACACGGTATCCGGCGTCGTGAATTATTCGCAATCGCGAAGATATATCCGCTGGTACACGTAGCCACGGACGCCAAGTATCAATAAATGCCTCAACAGCTTCAAGTCGATAGGGCATGCTCGAGTCAGCTAATACCCGGCGAAATGACCAGGAGCTGCCTCTTTCTACACACGCTACTCGAGCGGAGTCCTCTGCCGCCTCTAATGCCAAAACCGACGCTTCAACGTCCGCCGGTCGCACAACTGACGCGTATGCCTCCCATGCAGTGGATTTTGCAAAAGCCGGAACCGAAGGTGTGAGGGTGCCAGCCAAGTCGAATACAATGGTACTCGCGCTTGCCAGATGTTTCCGCACGTTATATCTCCAAAAAAATCTACCGCCCCGACTATAAGACATAAAGAAGCAACACGCCCATTGTATTACCTGATGCCACCGGCGCGACTATTCAATACCGCGACGGAATAGGGGCGCCCGCCAGTGCTCCATATTGCTTGCAATGTAGTCATAGCAATCCGACCAATAACCCCAGTGCCCTTCATCGTATAAACGTGACCAAGGAGGCGTATTATTCCGCTTTCCCGTTTCGAGCAAATCACGCATAGATTCTGTTCGAAGAAGAACATTGGAAAGTATCAAATCGGGCGATCCACTCCAACGATACCCGTCAAGAAAGATACACATTCGTATACCGTTGTTCGCAACTCCAGTACCAGGCTCGAGACCCACAAACGTCTTTATCGCGTACCTCAGGTCCCATTCACGTGTCCCCCAACCGACGCCGTCCCAGTCGATGATACACATAGAGCCATCGGGTCGGAGAATGAAGTTCCAGGGCGACAGATCATTGTGACACAGTATAGATCCAGCTTCCGTAGGAAAGCTAGGGTAAAATCTGTCCATCGCATTTGGCTTGTACGACTCCAGGGCGTCGTGTAATTCGCGGATTGCCGCACCTGCGTCCCGTAGAGCCGTGTCTGAAAGACGCCCTTGGTCGGCGAGGAGGTGACCAGGGATGTACTCTAAGCGCTGCAGTCCGTCGTCTCCCACACCACTAAATCGCGGCGTTAAACCTGGCGCTCGTTGTTCAAGGTACCGCAAGAGGCGCCCGACGGCCGGAGTAGACTCGTGCGACGATTTATAAACGACATTCCCCTGACGATATATAACCGGAGCAGAATTACCGCCAGAGAGGGGTTCCGTGGCACTCACTGTGTTGACTCCTCGCGTTTGTAGTGCTAGCACTTGCATAGCAGTATCCCTGAGGCGCTGCGTCGGCTGAGCCGTCTACACAGACCAACCCAGTTCCCCTCCGTCGGCCATGGGGCTAGTACTATGACTCTGCTAGCAAGGCGCTAGTAC
This genomic interval from Clavibacter michiganensis contains the following:
- a CDS encoding HNH endonuclease family protein; its protein translation is MRGRTRRLYLLAAVLLSIGGLAGGRYGSGLGNLQEPADSATAGPRTAASGPVVDALTAAGLVRGGAVDAPSVRSLVDAHTRTPNYDRAAYGPSWADTEYNGCDQRNDVLARDLTAITYTMADPGCTVATGHLADVYTGRSIDLTRGKATRAAVQIDHLVPLGWACQHGAAAWTGDRREQLATDFNNLQAIDGPTNEAKSDHGPATWLPPAAGYYCMYVTRFAFVLHASALTTDDAHRAAIDHTPKTCN
- a CDS encoding HAD family hydrolase encodes the protein MSYSRGGRFFWRYNVRKHLASASTIVFDLAGTLTPSVPAFAKSTAWEAYASVVRPADVEASVLALEAAEDSARVACVERGSSWSFRRVLADSSMPYRLEAVEAFIDTWRPWLRVPADISSRLRIIHDAGYRVGLVSNTIWPADLHGRLLEADGARASFDSTVYSSSTPWAKPNPRIFAYALRELGCDRASDALFVGDRTFEDLDGAHLSGMKAVLVGNEPEGARSESEQRWDIRALLDGLITRSI
- a CDS encoding phosphotransferase, translating into MQVLALQTRGVNTVSATEPLSGGNSAPVIYRQGNVVYKSSHESTPAVGRLLRYLEQRAPGLTPRFSGVGDDGLQRLEYIPGHLLADQGRLSDTALRDAGAAIRELHDALESYKPNAMDRFYPSFPTEAGSILCHNDLSPWNFILRPDGSMCIIDWDGVGWGTREWDLRYAIKTFVGLEPGTGVANNGIRMCIFLDGYRWSGSPDLILSNVLLRTESMRDLLETGKRNNTPPWSRLYDEGHWGYWSDCYDYIASNMEHWRAPLFRRGIE